The DNA segment GCCCAGATCGGAGAGGCAGAATGAATCGGAGTGGCTCGGCTAACCCCGATTCGCTCAATGCCGATAAAATGCGTAATGGTTCCGATTCCGGCCCCCAAGAATCCACTCAGAGCAAACCAGAAAATTTGGACCAATGAAGCCGACTGGAGGGTTCCAAGAGATAAAGCGATGACAAGCGCACCTGTGCCGACAATGATGTCGATGACAAGAATGGCTGCCGTCGAACTTCCCGTCTGCATGCCGCGCCGAAGCAGGATCAGTGTGCCCGCGTAGCTAACCGATGATGCAACCGCTAAAACGATACCGCTTCCTGTGCTGGAAAATAATTCTGCCATAAGCAAGAAGATACACCCACATCTACCGAAGAGCGAAGAGCATTTCACCAAAAAGGAGGCATTATTTTACGGTGAGAAGCTACTCCGAGATAATCATCGACACCTTGTCCCTAGCTCAACCAGAGAGTGGCAACGAGAAAAAAACCAAAAAATACCTTAATGGAAAAATATTCCTAGTCTCTCAAATGCTAAGTGAGAAAAACATAAAGACCCTGGCTTCCACCAGGGCCCTTATGTTTAAAATTAGGAGCCTTCTATATTTCCAGGTCAGACAAACCCAAGAAATACAACCCCCTGTTTATTTTCCGATTCCCAAAAATTACAGGGATTGTCTACTAGGCTATTTCTTTTTTTTCTTCTTAATCCCCAACTTCCTAAAAAGGCTACCGTTGTAGGTATAGACAGAATGGAACTTTTTCGTCAACTCGGGGCCATAATGAATAGGCATGCTCTTCGTGCCAAATTTTTTGACGAGTCGGTTAAAAGATTTATCCTTCACCGCTTTCCTGAAGGCAGCATCAAGAGCCATTATCCGGTCCTTGGGTGTGCCAGTGGGTACCACAAAAAAGCGCCAGCCCACGTAAACGAAATCCACCCCCTGCTCCAGAAAAGTGGGGACTTTTGGCATACGGGAGTCACGTTTTTTTGTAGTGATACCGAGCGCCCGCAACTCGCCTTTTCTCATTCGACCTAAAGATCCACCAGTTGCAGGATTGGCCACCGCCACGTCAACATGACCTCCCAACATCGCCTGAAAGGCCTTACCCCCGCCCCGGAAAGGAATATGGTTGAACTTGACCCCCTTGGCTTTTTCGACTGCTATCATCAAGAGATGGCTGTTCCGATAGGCTCCAGAGGATCCGAAGCTAATTTTTCCTGGATTTTTTCGCGCAGCCTCGACGATGTCGTCGAGCGTTTTCCAGGGACTGTTCCCCTTAACGATCCACATGGTGGGATCTTCATTCAACGAATAGACCGGAATGAAATCCTTTAATGGGTCAAATCCCATGTCACGTGCATGAGGTGCAACCATCATGGCAGAACTGCCCATCCCGAGGGTATAACCGTCGGGCTTGGCGCGCTTCATAGCTGTCATGCCTCGTTTACCGCCGCCACCGCCCATGATCTGGACCAACAATGGCTGGCCCAAATAGGTATGCATCACACTTGAAAGCGCTCGGGCGTGCATATCGTGTGAGCCACCCGCCCCCGTGGGGACAATGACCTTAACAGGCTTAGACGGGTAGCTAGCCCCTTCGCCCGAAAGAGGAGCTACCAACACAAGAACCAATACCAACAAGCCGGAAAACACAGAAATTAAACGACGTCGATTCATGCTATTTCCCCCTATACAGGTTGAACTCGAAAAACTTCGGCACCGAATGCAGTCAAAGTTGGCTGCCCTTGAGGTATCAGCCATTCGACTTGTGCTTCCACTACCCAGTAAGTGAACAATTGGTGATTGTGGCTTATCTTACCATGCTTGCAATAAA comes from the Nitrospinaceae bacterium genome and includes:
- a CDS encoding tripartite tricarboxylate transporter substrate binding protein — translated: MNRRRLISVFSGLLVLVLVLVAPLSGEGASYPSKPVKVIVPTGAGGSHDMHARALSSVMHTYLGQPLLVQIMGGGGGKRGMTAMKRAKPDGYTLGMGSSAMMVAPHARDMGFDPLKDFIPVYSLNEDPTMWIVKGNSPWKTLDDIVEAARKNPGKISFGSSGAYRNSHLLMIAVEKAKGVKFNHIPFRGGGKAFQAMLGGHVDVAVANPATGGSLGRMRKGELRALGITTKKRDSRMPKVPTFLEQGVDFVYVGWRFFVVPTGTPKDRIMALDAAFRKAVKDKSFNRLVKKFGTKSMPIHYGPELTKKFHSVYTYNGSLFRKLGIKKKKKK